In Prevotella sp. oral taxon 475, one DNA window encodes the following:
- a CDS encoding thiamine pyrophosphate-dependent enzyme gives MATEIIHPDNLVYAKPALMNDTTMHYCPGCSHGVVHKLIAEVVAEMGMEEKTVGICPVGCAVFAYRYLDIDWQEAPHGRAPALAAAVKRLWNDRLVFTYQGDGDLACIGTCETIHSLNRGDNIVIIFVNNAIYGMTGGQMSATTLLDQPTATCPSGRDPQLHGYPLDITDLATRLQGTCYVTRQSVDTVASINKAKRAMRKAFEASMAGKGSSLIEIVSTCNSGWKMTPVQANRWMQENLFDHYSKGDLKDTTKE, from the coding sequence ATGGCGACAGAAATCATCCATCCCGACAATTTGGTTTATGCCAAACCCGCGTTGATGAACGACACCACGATGCACTATTGCCCGGGTTGTTCGCACGGAGTGGTGCACAAACTCATTGCAGAAGTGGTGGCAGAGATGGGTATGGAAGAAAAAACGGTGGGCATCTGTCCCGTTGGTTGCGCCGTGTTTGCCTATCGTTATCTCGACATCGACTGGCAAGAAGCGCCCCACGGACGGGCTCCGGCCTTGGCCGCAGCCGTGAAAAGACTGTGGAACGACCGACTGGTTTTCACCTATCAAGGCGATGGAGACTTGGCCTGCATCGGCACTTGTGAGACCATTCACTCGCTGAATCGTGGCGACAACATCGTCATCATCTTTGTCAACAACGCCATCTACGGTATGACAGGAGGACAAATGTCGGCCACAACGCTTCTCGATCAGCCCACAGCCACATGCCCCTCGGGGCGCGACCCACAGCTGCATGGCTACCCGCTTGACATCACCGACCTTGCCACAAGGCTTCAAGGCACGTGCTATGTCACCCGTCAGAGCGTCGACACGGTGGCCTCTATTAACAAAGCCAAGCGTGCCATGCGAAAAGCTTTCGAAGCTTCCATGGCCGGAAAGGGCTCTTCCCTGATCGAAATCGTCTCTACTTGTAACAGCGGTTGGAAGATGACGCCCGTCCAAGCCAATCGTTGGATGCAGGAAAACCTGTTCGACCATTACTCCAAAGGCGACTTAAAGGACACCACAAAAGAATGA
- a CDS encoding tetratricopeptide repeat protein, with protein MSSEEYYEQGNEYRRQGNWQKALECYSEAIELDADSPAVHAKQMINDILNYYDKDSRNP; from the coding sequence ATGAGCAGTGAAGAGTATTACGAGCAAGGCAATGAATATCGCCGACAGGGCAATTGGCAGAAAGCATTAGAATGTTACTCGGAAGCCATTGAACTCGACGCAGACAGTCCGGCGGTGCATGCTAAGCAGATGATCAACGATATTCTGAACTATTACGACAAGGATTCGCGCAATCCTTAA
- the folD gene encoding bifunctional methylenetetrahydrofolate dehydrogenase/methenyltetrahydrofolate cyclohydrolase FolD: protein MQLIDGKATAAAIKAEIAEEVRRLMADGKKQPHLAAVLVGHDGGSETYVKNKVIACEQCGFKSSLIRFEADITEAELLNCVHRLNQDEDVDGFIVQLPLPKHIDEQKIIEAIDYRKDVDGFHPINVGRMAIGLPCFISATPLGIITLLQRYGIKTSGKKCVVLGRSNIVGKPMAQLMLQKQYGDATVTICHSHSPSLKEECREADILIAAIGQPNFVTADMVKEGAVVIDVGTTRVEDKSHKGGFRLNGDVKYNEVAAKCSFITPVPGGVGPMTICSLMTNTLAAAKHTYY, encoded by the coding sequence ATGCAGTTGATCGACGGAAAGGCCACCGCTGCTGCCATCAAGGCAGAGATAGCGGAAGAAGTGAGACGCCTCATGGCCGACGGAAAGAAGCAACCTCACCTGGCAGCAGTGCTGGTGGGGCACGACGGTGGGTCGGAGACGTATGTCAAAAACAAAGTGATTGCCTGCGAGCAGTGCGGTTTCAAGTCTTCTTTGATAAGATTCGAGGCCGATATCACCGAGGCCGAGCTGCTCAACTGCGTGCATCGGCTCAACCAAGACGAAGATGTGGATGGTTTTATCGTGCAGTTGCCTCTGCCCAAACATATCGATGAACAGAAGATCATCGAAGCCATCGACTACCGAAAAGATGTAGACGGCTTTCATCCCATCAATGTTGGAAGGATGGCTATCGGTCTTCCGTGTTTTATTTCCGCAACGCCGCTGGGCATCATCACGCTGCTTCAGCGATACGGCATTAAGACTTCGGGAAAGAAATGCGTCGTTCTCGGTAGGAGCAACATCGTAGGAAAACCTATGGCTCAGCTGATGTTGCAGAAGCAATACGGAGATGCCACAGTCACGATCTGCCATTCTCATTCGCCATCGCTGAAAGAAGAGTGCCGCGAAGCCGATATTCTCATCGCCGCCATCGGTCAACCCAACTTTGTTACGGCAGACATGGTGAAAGAAGGAGCCGTTGTCATCGACGTGGGAACAACCCGTGTGGAAGACAAAAGTCATAAAGGAGGATTCCGACTCAACGGAGACGTGAAGTATAACGAGGTGGCAGCCAAGTGTTCATTCATCACTCCGGTTCCCGGAGGTGTGGGGCCAATGACCATTTGCTCGCTGATGACCAACACATTGGCAGCTGCCAAACACACTTATTATTAG
- a CDS encoding ferredoxin family protein, whose translation MNKIKGAVVIDTDRCKGCDLCVVACPYEVLELAQKKVNASGYAYAEAVRKEQCVGCAACGTVCPDGCITVYRMKVKE comes from the coding sequence ATGAATAAGATAAAAGGAGCCGTTGTTATCGACACAGACAGGTGCAAAGGCTGCGACCTTTGCGTTGTAGCCTGCCCGTATGAAGTGCTGGAACTGGCTCAGAAAAAGGTGAATGCAAGTGGATATGCGTATGCCGAAGCTGTTCGAAAAGAACAATGTGTAGGTTGCGCAGCATGCGGAACAGTGTGTCCGGACGGTTGTATCACCGTTTATCGGATGAAAGTGAAGGAGTGA
- a CDS encoding S41 family peptidase, giving the protein MAQLRVDTGKDSPLRKLEIAEMAISRLYVEPVDENKLAEDAIRGMLEKLDPHSTYTSARETKAMTESLQGSFEGIGVQFNIVQDTLLVIQTISNGPSEKVGVLPGDRIVMVNDSAFAGVKMSRDEMVRRLRGPKGTKVKLGILRRGIGGVLTFVVTRDKIPVKTLDAAYLIRPGVGYIRIGSFGATTYEEFMQALSTLQSKGANRLILDLQDNGGGYLQAAVQVANEFLQRDDLIVYTQGRSVRREAFFAHGNGHLLEGRVVVLINEFSASAAEIVTGALQDQDRAEVVGRRSFGKGLVQRPIELNDGSMIRLTIAHYYTPTGRCIQKPYTKGDAASYEREIDARYQHGELYSADSIHLPDSLKFKTLRRGRTVYGGGGIMPDYFVPLDTTQFTRFHRQLAAKSILINTTLRYVDRQRKTLKRLYPAFSDFYRRYEVPQSLVDELLAEAEQQKLRPKDKAEWERTLPLVKNQIKALVARDLWDMSEYFQVMNEENHTVRKALELLGE; this is encoded by the coding sequence ATGGCACAACTACGAGTCGACACCGGAAAAGACAGTCCGTTGCGCAAATTGGAGATAGCGGAGATGGCCATCAGCCGTCTCTATGTCGAGCCGGTGGATGAGAATAAACTGGCCGAGGACGCCATTCGAGGCATGTTAGAGAAGCTCGATCCGCATTCTACCTACACCTCGGCTCGGGAAACGAAGGCCATGACCGAATCGTTACAAGGCTCGTTCGAGGGCATCGGCGTGCAGTTCAACATCGTGCAAGACACGCTTCTCGTGATTCAGACCATCAGTAACGGCCCCTCGGAGAAGGTGGGTGTGCTGCCTGGCGACCGCATTGTGATGGTGAACGACTCGGCTTTTGCCGGCGTGAAGATGTCGCGCGACGAGATGGTGCGCCGTCTGCGCGGACCAAAGGGAACGAAAGTGAAGCTCGGCATCTTGCGAAGAGGTATCGGCGGTGTGCTCACCTTCGTCGTTACGCGCGACAAAATCCCCGTCAAAACCCTCGATGCAGCCTATTTGATTCGGCCCGGAGTGGGCTATATCCGTATCGGCAGTTTTGGAGCCACCACCTATGAGGAGTTCATGCAGGCCCTCTCCACCCTGCAATCGAAGGGTGCCAACCGCCTGATTCTCGACCTACAGGACAATGGCGGCGGATATCTTCAGGCTGCCGTGCAAGTGGCGAACGAGTTTTTGCAGCGCGATGATCTCATTGTCTACACGCAAGGACGCAGTGTTCGGCGCGAAGCGTTCTTTGCTCATGGCAACGGACACCTGCTCGAGGGGCGCGTCGTGGTGCTGATCAACGAGTTTTCGGCCTCGGCAGCCGAGATTGTTACCGGTGCATTGCAAGATCAAGACCGAGCCGAGGTGGTGGGGCGGCGTAGTTTTGGCAAGGGATTGGTTCAGCGTCCCATCGAGTTGAACGATGGAAGTATGATACGTCTCACCATCGCTCACTATTACACTCCTACCGGTCGATGCATTCAAAAGCCCTACACCAAGGGCGATGCAGCCAGCTATGAGCGCGAGATCGATGCCCGATACCAGCACGGCGAACTCTATAGCGCGGATAGTATTCATCTGCCTGATTCGCTGAAGTTTAAAACCCTGCGCCGAGGAAGAACCGTTTATGGCGGCGGAGGTATCATGCCGGATTATTTCGTGCCGTTAGACACGACGCAGTTCACTCGTTTCCACCGACAATTGGCCGCCAAGAGCATCCTCATCAATACCACCTTGCGCTACGTAGACCGTCAGCGCAAGACGCTCAAACGGCTCTATCCCGCTTTTTCCGACTTTTATCGGCGATACGAAGTGCCGCAAAGCTTGGTGGACGAGTTGCTGGCTGAGGCCGAACAACAGAAGCTGCGACCGAAAGATAAGGCCGAGTGGGAACGCACGTTGCCCCTGGTGAAGAATCAAATCAAGGCTCTTGTGGCCCGCGACCTGTGGGATATGAGCGAGTATTTCCAGGTGATGAATGAAGAAAATCACACTGTTCGAAAGGCTTTGGAACTGTTGGGCGAGTAG
- a CDS encoding N-acetyltransferase has translation MSSVEIKKVCSKRDLKAFIELHYDLYQGNAYDVPNLYSDEVKTLSKDKNAAFDFCEAEYFLAYKEGRLVGRVAAIINHRANQKWQRKSVRFGWIDFIDDKEVSAALLQAVEDYGRAHGMTEMVGPLGFTDMDPEGMLTWGFDQLGTMPTIYNYEYYPQHIAALEGYEVDNTYIENKLYVPDVVPEKYAKIAAMIQQRYSLKIKKLTKKDVFERGYGQRIFDLINITYSHLYGFSDLSQRQIDQYVKMYFPMADLDLVTLIEDTAADNKLVGVGITIPSLSRALQKCRRGRLLPFGWWHVLRAIKWHKTEVVDLLLVGVLPEYRSKGVNSLLFADLIPRYQAYGFKWGETQVEMETNLKVQSQWEALDPIIHKRRACYKKSIV, from the coding sequence ATGTCATCAGTAGAAATTAAAAAGGTTTGTTCGAAGCGCGACCTGAAAGCGTTCATCGAATTGCACTACGACCTTTATCAAGGCAACGCCTATGATGTGCCTAACCTTTATAGCGATGAAGTGAAAACGCTGAGCAAAGATAAGAATGCAGCTTTCGACTTCTGCGAGGCAGAGTATTTTTTGGCCTATAAAGAGGGTCGGTTGGTGGGGCGTGTGGCGGCCATCATCAACCATCGGGCCAATCAAAAGTGGCAACGCAAGAGCGTTCGCTTTGGATGGATCGACTTTATAGACGACAAAGAGGTCTCGGCCGCTTTGCTACAAGCCGTGGAAGACTATGGACGCGCACACGGGATGACCGAGATGGTGGGACCACTGGGCTTCACCGATATGGATCCGGAAGGCATGCTCACCTGGGGTTTCGACCAGTTGGGAACCATGCCCACCATCTATAACTACGAATATTACCCCCAACACATCGCCGCTCTTGAGGGCTATGAGGTGGACAACACCTATATCGAAAACAAACTCTATGTGCCCGATGTCGTTCCGGAGAAATATGCCAAGATTGCGGCGATGATTCAACAACGCTATAGCCTGAAAATCAAAAAGCTCACCAAGAAAGATGTTTTCGAAAGAGGCTACGGACAGCGTATCTTCGACCTCATTAACATCACTTATTCGCACCTCTACGGATTCTCCGACCTCTCGCAACGACAAATCGATCAGTATGTCAAGATGTATTTTCCCATGGCCGATCTGGACCTCGTTACGCTCATCGAGGATACGGCCGCAGACAATAAGCTCGTGGGCGTGGGCATAACGATACCTTCTCTCTCGCGGGCCTTGCAGAAATGTCGACGCGGACGATTGCTGCCTTTTGGCTGGTGGCACGTGCTGAGAGCCATCAAATGGCACAAAACCGAGGTGGTGGACTTGCTCTTGGTGGGCGTGCTGCCCGAATATCGTTCGAAAGGCGTCAACTCTCTGCTCTTTGCCGATCTCATTCCGCGCTATCAGGCCTACGGTTTCAAATGGGGCGAGACGCAAGTAGAGATGGAAACCAACCTGAAAGTGCAAAGTCAGTGGGAGGCTCTCGACCCCATCATTCACAAACGGCGGGCTTGTTATAAGAAGTCGATTGTGTAA
- a CDS encoding DNA topoisomerase IV subunit B has protein sequence MAIYNEENIRHLSDMEHVRTRPGMYIGRLGDGSQAEDGIYVLLKEVLDNSIDEFKMNAGKRIEVDIEDELRVCVRDYGRGIPQGKLVEAVSMLNTGGKYDSKAFKKSVGLNGVGLKAVNALSLKFEARSYREGKVRCVIFERGELVSDVTEDSGDENGTFIAFEPDATLFLNYRFKAEFVETMLRNYTYLNAGLAILYNGRRIISRNGLEDLLNDRMTNDGLYPIIHMQGEDIEIAFTHTNQYGEEYYSFVNGQHTTQGGTHQSAFKEHIAKTIKEFFGKNYEYGDIRNGLVAAIAINIQEPMFESQTKIKLGSLTMSPDGESVNKYVGDFIKKEVDNYLHIHADVAEELKRKIDENERERKAMAGVTKIARERAKKANLHNRKLRDCRIHYSDAKNDRKEQSSIFITEGDSASGSITKSRDVNTQAVFSLRGKPLNSFGLTKKVVYENEEFNLLQAALDIEEGLDTLRYNKVIVATDADVDGMHIRLLIITFFLQFFPELIKKGHVYVLQTPLFRVRNRRTKIKDRQVLAQADASLRKGERKTDFITRYCYSDEERQTAIRELGPDPEITRFKGLGEISPEEFAHFIGPDMRLEQVTLHKNDQVQKLLEYYMGKNTMERQNFIIENLVVEEDVVETDDLF, from the coding sequence ATGGCCATTTATAACGAAGAAAATATCCGCCATCTCTCCGACATGGAGCACGTGCGAACGCGTCCTGGTATGTACATCGGACGGCTCGGCGACGGCTCGCAGGCCGAAGACGGCATCTATGTGCTGTTGAAAGAAGTGCTGGACAACTCGATCGACGAGTTCAAAATGAACGCCGGAAAACGCATCGAGGTAGACATCGAAGACGAACTGCGTGTCTGCGTGCGCGACTACGGTCGCGGAATTCCGCAAGGAAAACTGGTTGAGGCCGTGAGTATGCTCAACACCGGCGGCAAATACGACTCGAAGGCGTTTAAGAAAAGCGTCGGCCTGAATGGCGTTGGCTTGAAAGCTGTCAACGCATTGAGCCTCAAATTCGAGGCCCGATCTTACCGTGAGGGCAAGGTTCGCTGTGTCATCTTCGAGCGAGGAGAGCTCGTCAGCGACGTGACAGAAGACTCTGGCGACGAGAACGGTACCTTTATCGCCTTCGAACCCGATGCAACGCTCTTCTTGAACTATCGTTTCAAGGCTGAGTTTGTCGAGACGATGCTGCGCAATTATACCTACCTCAATGCCGGACTGGCCATCCTTTACAACGGAAGACGCATCATCAGTCGCAACGGTCTGGAGGATCTGCTCAACGATCGCATGACCAATGATGGGCTCTATCCCATCATCCACATGCAGGGAGAGGACATTGAGATCGCTTTCACACATACCAACCAATACGGAGAGGAGTATTACTCTTTCGTAAATGGGCAACACACCACGCAAGGCGGCACCCATCAGAGTGCGTTCAAAGAGCATATCGCCAAAACCATCAAAGAGTTCTTCGGCAAAAACTATGAATATGGCGACATCAGAAATGGACTGGTCGCTGCCATCGCCATCAATATTCAAGAGCCGATGTTTGAAAGTCAGACCAAAATCAAGCTCGGTTCGCTCACGATGAGTCCCGATGGAGAGAGCGTTAACAAATATGTGGGCGACTTTATCAAAAAGGAGGTGGACAACTATCTCCATATCCACGCCGACGTTGCTGAAGAATTGAAACGCAAAATCGATGAGAATGAGCGCGAACGCAAAGCGATGGCCGGCGTAACGAAGATAGCTCGCGAACGAGCTAAGAAGGCTAACCTGCACAATCGCAAGTTGCGCGACTGCCGTATTCATTACAGCGATGCCAAGAACGACCGAAAAGAACAAAGTTCGATCTTTATTACCGAGGGCGACTCGGCCAGCGGAAGCATCACCAAAAGTCGAGATGTGAACACCCAAGCGGTGTTTTCACTGCGCGGAAAACCCCTCAACTCGTTCGGACTCACTAAGAAAGTGGTCTACGAGAACGAGGAGTTCAACCTTCTACAGGCTGCTCTCGACATCGAGGAAGGTCTCGATACGCTGCGCTACAATAAGGTGATTGTAGCTACCGATGCCGATGTTGACGGTATGCACATCCGTCTGCTCATCATCACTTTCTTTCTGCAATTCTTCCCCGAACTGATTAAAAAGGGACACGTGTACGTGCTTCAGACTCCGCTTTTCCGAGTGCGCAACCGCCGAACGAAAATCAAAGACCGGCAAGTGCTGGCCCAAGCCGATGCCTCTTTACGCAAAGGCGAACGCAAAACCGACTTCATCACTCGCTATTGTTACAGCGACGAGGAGCGACAGACGGCTATTCGCGAGCTCGGACCCGACCCGGAGATCACCCGATTCAAAGGTCTGGGCGAGATTTCGCCCGAAGAATTCGCTCATTTCATCGGGCCTGACATGCGGCTCGAACAGGTAACGCTCCACAAAAACGACCAAGTGCAGAAGCTGTTGGAGTATTATATGGGCAAGAACACCATGGAACGGCAGAATTTCATCATCGAAAACCTCGTCGTAGAAGAGGATGTCGTAGAGACCGACGATCTGTTTTAG
- the ffh gene encoding signal recognition particle protein, translating to MFENLSDRLERSFKILKGEGKITEINVAETLKDVRRALLDADVNYKVAKSFTDTVKQKALGMNVLTAVKPGQLMVKIVHDELAELMGGESVDLNLTSRPAIILMSGLQGSGKTTFSGKLANLLKNKQNRKPLLVACDVYRPAAIDQLDVVAAQVGVPVYSEPDNKNVIEIAHNAIREAKAKGNDVVIIDTAGRLAVDEEMMDEIFRLKQAVTPDETLFVVDAMTGQDAVNTAREFNERLDINGVVLTKLDGDTRGGAALSIRTVVAKPIKFVGTGEKMEAIDVFHPARMADRILGMGDIVSLVERAQEQFDEEEARRLQKKIQKNKFDFNDFLGQIEQIKKMGNLKDLASMIPGVGKAIKDVDINDDAFKGIEAIIKSMTPKERTSPEILNSSRRQRIAKGSGTSLQEVNRLIKQFDQTRKMMKMVTGNSMAKMAGMMGKMKGMPGMPQL from the coding sequence ATGTTCGAGAATTTGAGCGACCGACTGGAAAGGTCTTTCAAAATACTGAAAGGTGAAGGAAAGATCACCGAGATAAACGTTGCGGAGACCCTTAAGGATGTCCGCCGCGCGTTGCTCGATGCCGACGTTAATTATAAGGTGGCCAAGAGCTTTACCGACACCGTTAAGCAGAAAGCCCTGGGCATGAATGTGCTCACGGCCGTGAAACCGGGGCAGTTGATGGTGAAGATTGTTCACGACGAACTGGCCGAACTCATGGGCGGCGAGAGCGTAGATCTGAATCTGACCAGTCGCCCCGCCATCATTTTGATGTCTGGACTTCAAGGTTCGGGAAAGACAACCTTTAGCGGAAAACTCGCCAATCTGCTGAAAAACAAGCAGAACAGAAAACCCTTGTTGGTGGCGTGCGACGTGTATCGTCCGGCCGCCATCGATCAGTTGGACGTAGTTGCTGCACAGGTGGGTGTGCCGGTTTATAGCGAGCCCGACAACAAAAACGTGATAGAGATTGCCCACAACGCTATCCGTGAAGCCAAAGCCAAAGGAAACGATGTCGTGATTATCGATACGGCAGGCCGTTTGGCGGTGGACGAGGAGATGATGGACGAGATCTTCCGATTGAAGCAGGCTGTCACGCCCGACGAAACACTGTTTGTGGTCGATGCTATGACGGGTCAGGACGCGGTGAATACAGCACGCGAATTCAACGAACGATTGGATATCAATGGCGTAGTGCTCACCAAGCTCGACGGCGATACACGCGGTGGAGCCGCTCTGAGCATACGCACCGTAGTGGCCAAGCCCATCAAATTTGTCGGGACGGGCGAGAAGATGGAAGCCATCGACGTGTTCCACCCCGCTCGTATGGCCGACCGCATCCTCGGAATGGGCGACATCGTCTCGCTGGTAGAACGTGCTCAAGAACAGTTTGACGAGGAAGAGGCACGCCGTCTGCAAAAGAAGATTCAGAAAAACAAGTTCGACTTCAACGATTTTCTCGGTCAAATCGAGCAAATCAAGAAGATGGGAAACCTCAAAGACTTGGCTTCGATGATACCGGGCGTGGGAAAAGCCATCAAAGATGTGGACATCAACGATGATGCCTTTAAGGGGATAGAGGCCATCATCAAGAGTATGACTCCCAAAGAGCGTACCTCTCCCGAGATCCTCAACAGTAGCAGGCGACAGCGTATCGCTAAAGGTAGCGGCACAAGTCTGCAAGAGGTGAACCGATTGATAAAACAATTTGACCAGACTCGCAAGATGATGAAGATGGTCACAGGTAATAGCATGGCCAAAATGGCCGGTATGATGGGCAAAATGAAAGGAATGCCCGGTATGCCTCAACTCTAA
- a CDS encoding 3-methyl-2-oxobutanoate dehydrogenase subunit VorB — translation MTEQDVSLMKGNEAIAHAAVRCGVDGYFGYPITPQSEIIETLAALKPWETTGMVVLQAESEVASINMLYGGGGSGKKVMTSSSSPGVALMQEGISYMAGAEIPGLIVNVQRGGPGLGTIQPSQGDYFQSTRGGGNGDYNVIVLAPNSVQEMADFVDLAFTLSFKYRNPAMILSDGVIGQMMEKVILPPMKPRRTEEEIRKECPWATTGRTKDRRPNIITSLELKPEVMEQRNLALQAKYECIKNNEVRFDTQQLEDAEYIIVSFGSASRIAEKAIELAREEGLKVGLFRPITLWPFPTKALNAAAEGRKGVLVVEINAGQMIEDVRLAVNGRERVEHFGRLGGIVPEPEEIVNAMKEKF, via the coding sequence ATGACAGAACAAGACGTAAGCCTCATGAAAGGCAATGAAGCGATAGCCCATGCGGCGGTTCGTTGTGGTGTAGACGGATACTTTGGCTATCCCATCACTCCTCAAAGTGAGATTATCGAGACGCTGGCCGCCCTGAAACCGTGGGAAACAACGGGAATGGTGGTGTTGCAAGCAGAGAGCGAAGTGGCATCGATCAACATGCTTTACGGCGGCGGAGGTTCGGGAAAGAAAGTCATGACCTCGTCTTCATCCCCCGGCGTAGCCCTGATGCAGGAAGGCATCTCTTACATGGCAGGAGCCGAAATCCCCGGATTGATTGTCAATGTGCAGAGAGGTGGCCCGGGATTAGGTACGATTCAACCCTCTCAAGGCGACTATTTTCAGTCGACAAGAGGTGGTGGAAACGGTGACTACAATGTCATTGTGCTGGCCCCGAACTCAGTTCAGGAGATGGCAGACTTCGTCGATCTGGCTTTCACCTTATCTTTTAAGTATCGCAATCCCGCCATGATCTTGAGCGATGGGGTGATTGGACAGATGATGGAAAAGGTGATCCTACCGCCGATGAAGCCTCGTAGAACGGAGGAAGAGATACGAAAAGAATGTCCGTGGGCAACAACCGGTCGAACGAAAGACCGTCGTCCCAACATCATCACTTCGTTGGAGCTCAAACCAGAGGTGATGGAACAGCGCAATCTGGCTCTGCAAGCGAAATACGAATGCATCAAAAACAACGAGGTGCGCTTTGACACGCAACAACTGGAGGATGCCGAATACATCATCGTTTCTTTCGGAAGTGCCTCGCGCATCGCAGAAAAAGCCATCGAATTGGCCCGGGAAGAAGGACTGAAAGTAGGCCTTTTTCGCCCCATCACCTTGTGGCCGTTCCCCACAAAGGCCCTCAACGCCGCCGCAGAAGGAAGGAAAGGCGTACTCGTTGTAGAGATCAACGCCGGACAGATGATAGAAGACGTGCGCCTGGCAGTAAACGGACGCGAGCGAGTGGAACACTTCGGTAGACTGGGAGGCATCGTTCCCGAGCCCGAGGAAATCGTAAATGCAATGAAGGAGAAGTTCTAA
- a CDS encoding 2-oxoacid:acceptor oxidoreductase family protein produces the protein MKQEIIIAGFGGQGVLSMGKILAYSGLMEGQEVTWMPAYGPEQRGGTANVTVIVSDQRISSPILSKYDVAIVLNQPSLDKFEPKVKPGGILIYDGNGIMRPPTRTDIAIYSMDAMNKAAEMKNPKVFNMIVLGGLLKVCPVVSRDGLKKALFKTLPERHHHLIPLNMEAVEQGMNIICRQ, from the coding sequence ATGAAACAAGAAATCATCATTGCCGGATTCGGCGGTCAAGGGGTGCTCTCGATGGGAAAGATTCTCGCCTATTCGGGACTGATGGAAGGCCAAGAGGTGACCTGGATGCCGGCCTATGGCCCCGAGCAACGTGGCGGAACGGCCAACGTGACCGTGATTGTGAGCGATCAACGCATCTCTTCGCCCATCTTGAGCAAATATGATGTGGCCATCGTTCTCAACCAACCCTCGCTCGATAAGTTCGAACCCAAGGTGAAACCGGGCGGCATCCTGATATACGATGGGAATGGAATCATGCGTCCACCCACCCGCACCGACATCGCCATCTATAGCATGGACGCGATGAACAAGGCGGCGGAGATGAAAAATCCGAAGGTGTTCAACATGATTGTCCTGGGCGGATTGCTCAAAGTTTGCCCTGTGGTGAGCAGAGATGGACTCAAAAAGGCACTCTTTAAAACCCTGCCCGAGCGACACCATCACCTCATTCCGCTCAACATGGAAGCGGTGGAACAGGGGATGAACATCATCTGCCGGCAGTGA